One part of the Bacteroidia bacterium genome encodes these proteins:
- a CDS encoding T9SS type A sorting domain-containing protein: MNRILPLIFGFLLASSSLFGQTVYNLSFLNGTTSGGQFCVDIYMSFDAADGLGTSNLYFTFDKTNLSSPTISTEELTGAGGYSTPTLTTPSDGVAAFNVVLNSAANSLAIGNTDTKIATICFTAVDLGAVMELTWITSGRFGSIVFLDDEATLLNPGSMVNWNGAVFPVEWLDFTAEQEGGDAVLNWATATEINNKNFEIERSVDGQTFELIGSTPGKGNTQSVSTYSYLDRGVGSLGFNKLFYRLRQVDYDGTFEYSPTVELGISSDNPLSIIGYPNPFNDKLSIRFSSIVRQSLSIEVVNALGQKMYDTTSSEIEGELNIDVTDWAEGVYYLSITSPRHREVYKILKEI, from the coding sequence ATGAATCGAATTCTACCCCTTATATTCGGATTTCTCCTAGCTTCAAGTAGTCTTTTTGGTCAAACGGTTTACAATCTTAGCTTCCTGAATGGTACTACCTCAGGTGGCCAGTTCTGTGTGGATATTTATATGTCCTTCGATGCTGCAGATGGATTGGGAACCAGCAACCTTTATTTTACTTTCGACAAAACTAATCTCTCAAGTCCTACCATTAGTACAGAAGAGCTCACAGGAGCGGGTGGTTATTCCACTCCGACCCTTACGACTCCTTCTGATGGAGTAGCTGCTTTCAATGTTGTGCTTAACAGTGCAGCAAACTCATTGGCTATTGGTAATACCGACACAAAAATTGCAACTATATGCTTTACAGCTGTAGATCTGGGTGCGGTCATGGAATTGACCTGGATTACTTCAGGGAGATTTGGAAGTATCGTATTCCTGGATGATGAAGCTACCCTGCTTAATCCTGGTTCTATGGTAAACTGGAATGGAGCTGTTTTTCCGGTTGAATGGCTGGACTTCACAGCTGAGCAGGAAGGTGGAGATGCTGTTCTTAATTGGGCAACTGCTACTGAGATCAACAATAAGAATTTTGAAATCGAAAGATCTGTTGATGGGCAAACATTCGAACTTATTGGTTCAACTCCTGGAAAAGGAAATACGCAATCAGTCAGCACCTATTCATATTTAGACAGAGGGGTAGGAAGCCTGGGTTTCAACAAGCTTTTTTACCGTCTTCGTCAGGTAGATTATGATGGTACATTTGAATACAGTCCTACGGTCGAACTAGGTATCTCAAGTGATAATCCTTTATCCATCATTGGCTACCCCAACCCTTTCAACGATAAACTTTCTATCCGCTTTTCCAGCATAGTAAGACAATCCTTGAGTATTGAGGTAGTAAATGCATTGGGACAAAAGATGTATGATACGACCAGCTCCGAGATTGAAGGAGAACTAAACATTGACGTTACAGACTGGGCAGAGGGTGTGTACTACCTCTCAATCACCAGTCCAAGACATAGAGAAGTCTATAAGATTCTCAAAGAAATTTAG
- a CDS encoding helix-turn-helix domain-containing protein has translation MSETLQGNLLKEEERSGLIAMRRKRGLGIRTRNRIHILLLLDEGLGPRKIQKKLKVSSSTIWQVRNKYFQRGWEQTVIGHKPKGRKASIPESVKQKIVEIHEQEQHLSLRAIAKKAEAEGIIKSISHEKVRKILKERAENIKKGKKPSDT, from the coding sequence ATGTCGGAAACGCTACAAGGAAATTTACTCAAGGAGGAAGAACGCTCTGGTTTAATCGCCATGCGTCGAAAACGGGGATTAGGAATCCGCACCAGGAACAGAATTCACATTCTACTCCTGCTGGATGAGGGCCTCGGTCCCCGAAAGATTCAGAAGAAATTGAAGGTATCCAGCTCAACAATCTGGCAAGTACGCAATAAGTACTTCCAAAGAGGATGGGAGCAAACCGTTATTGGACACAAACCCAAAGGACGAAAAGCTAGCATTCCTGAATCCGTAAAACAGAAAATCGTGGAGATTCATGAGCAAGAACAACACCTGAGCCTGAGGGCCATTGCCAAAAAGGCTGAGGCTGAAGGGATCATCAAATCAATTTCGCATGAAAAGGTCAGGAAAATCCTGAAAGAACGTGCGGAAAATATCAAAAAGGGCAAAAAGCCATCGGATACATAG
- a CDS encoding nucleoside transporter C-terminal domain-containing protein translates to MNPRHYIYFLAGLFLLLSSSDLKAQANPDLIFDWKIISYDEANSSSSKKIGLEDYLSLKEDGSFSLEIVADSTVESGKWELSGDSLHLYYELIPIVSGIDSLVYQAQANEPSLIFFKEGQEIARQDVSGLNSKRRSQHFALSFDERTNPILTSSTLEIKLGGRATFIQSEFSFLDILRGIFGIFILLGICWLFSSNRKKIDWKLVAAGIGLQLVFALLLKVPFVNDLFRYVADIFVTVLNFTQAGSSFLFLDLVDIPKSGYIFAFQVLPIIIFFSALTSLLYYLGILQRIVYLFAVIMSKTMRLSGAESTAAAGNIFIGQTEAPLLVKPYLAKMTRSEIMSLMTGGMATIAGSVFGAYIGYLGGADPEQQLEFARHLLTASIMSAPAALVAAKMLVPETEEINRDLMIPKDRIGNNILDAITNGATDGLKLAVNVAVMLLVFIAMIKAVNFLFADVIGYYTGLNEWVASSTDGKFQAFSLEYVFGLFLAPIAWVVGVPTDDIMVIGQLFGEKTIASEFVAYASLGEMKAAGQIVHYKSLIIATYALCGFANFASIGIQIGGIGALAPNQRKTLSELGVKSMVGGTIAAFITAVLAGMLIYL, encoded by the coding sequence ATGAATCCCAGGCACTATATCTATTTTCTAGCAGGTTTATTCCTACTACTCTCTTCATCTGATCTCAAAGCTCAGGCCAATCCGGATCTGATCTTTGACTGGAAAATTATATCCTATGATGAAGCAAATTCCAGCTCTTCCAAAAAGATTGGACTTGAAGATTATTTGAGCCTGAAGGAAGATGGAAGTTTCAGTTTGGAAATTGTTGCTGATAGTACTGTAGAAAGTGGGAAATGGGAATTAAGCGGAGATAGCCTTCACCTTTATTACGAATTGATCCCTATTGTAAGTGGAATAGATTCACTCGTTTATCAAGCTCAGGCCAATGAGCCCAGCCTGATCTTCTTTAAAGAAGGACAAGAGATTGCCAGACAGGATGTATCCGGCCTCAATTCAAAAAGACGTAGCCAACATTTTGCCCTGAGTTTTGATGAACGTACAAATCCCATCCTTACAAGCAGTACACTTGAAATCAAACTGGGGGGGAGAGCTACTTTCATACAATCAGAATTTTCTTTCCTCGATATCCTCAGAGGCATATTTGGAATTTTTATCCTGCTGGGAATTTGCTGGCTCTTTAGTAGTAACCGAAAGAAGATAGACTGGAAACTGGTCGCTGCCGGTATAGGACTGCAATTGGTCTTTGCCCTTTTGCTTAAAGTTCCATTTGTCAATGACCTCTTCCGCTATGTAGCAGATATATTTGTAACCGTATTGAACTTTACCCAGGCAGGCTCCAGTTTCCTATTCCTGGATTTAGTTGACATTCCCAAATCCGGCTACATCTTTGCTTTTCAGGTCTTACCAATCATCATATTCTTTTCGGCTTTAACCTCTTTACTTTACTATCTAGGCATCCTTCAACGCATTGTATATCTTTTTGCGGTAATCATGAGTAAGACCATGAGATTGTCAGGAGCAGAAAGTACAGCCGCAGCGGGAAATATCTTCATTGGTCAGACAGAGGCACCTTTATTGGTAAAGCCTTATCTCGCAAAAATGACCCGTTCGGAAATCATGTCTTTGATGACGGGGGGAATGGCTACTATCGCAGGTAGTGTATTCGGAGCCTATATTGGATACCTGGGAGGGGCTGATCCCGAACAACAACTGGAATTTGCTCGACATCTGCTAACGGCATCTATTATGTCTGCACCAGCCGCTTTAGTAGCAGCCAAGATGCTGGTTCCGGAAACAGAGGAGATCAATAGAGACCTCATGATTCCCAAAGACAGAATAGGAAATAATATTCTGGATGCAATCACCAATGGAGCGACAGATGGATTGAAATTGGCGGTGAATGTGGCAGTTATGCTACTGGTATTTATAGCTATGATCAAGGCCGTCAACTTCCTATTTGCAGATGTGATTGGATACTATACCGGACTTAATGAATGGGTAGCTTCTTCTACGGATGGCAAGTTCCAGGCCTTTAGTTTGGAATATGTATTTGGCCTCTTTCTGGCCCCTATTGCCTGGGTTGTAGGTGTTCCTACAGATGATATCATGGTGATCGGTCAGCTTTTCGGAGAAAAAACCATAGCCAGTGAATTTGTGGCCTATGCATCTCTAGGGGAAATGAAAGCTGCGGGTCAGATCGTCCATTATAAATCCTTGATCATAGCCACCTATGCTCTTTGTGGATTTGCCAACTTTGCCTCAATCGGAATTCAGATTGGAGGAATCGGAGCACTTGCGCCCAATCAGCGAAAAACGCTTTCAGAGTTAGGAGTAAAATCGATGGTAGGAGGTACGATCGCTGCCTTTATTACAGCTGTGTTGGCGGGAATGTTGATCTATCTCTAG
- a CDS encoding inositol monophosphatase family protein: MQAKLEFLQSLARMAGSIMLRYWGGEIHAFPKPDGSIVTEVDLEISRRVCEKIQKKYPDCSLLTEETRGKLLYPQRCGFIVDELDGTHGYFRGKSGFTFQCAYYEQFDQLKIGVVYDPLRDVMVYSIKGEGVYWQTQSQKHHILSLPKKDWGELKYANHRRYMTGTLRRMYDSLGAKESQIIPTGGIGSKCIDFVEGKVDVLISLNRSIGAWDWAPGKVILEELGLKLCHLTGEELQINKDDEGFGYLVCAPEHYSELIEKLDWIITKVKPRDRSTFPPTQL, translated from the coding sequence ATGCAAGCAAAACTTGAGTTTTTGCAATCCCTCGCCCGTATGGCCGGTTCGATTATGCTTCGATACTGGGGGGGTGAAATACATGCTTTTCCCAAACCAGATGGCAGCATAGTTACGGAAGTTGATCTGGAGATAAGCAGAAGAGTCTGCGAGAAGATTCAGAAAAAATATCCCGATTGCAGCCTACTCACCGAAGAAACCCGGGGTAAACTCCTCTATCCTCAACGCTGTGGCTTTATTGTTGATGAATTAGATGGAACCCACGGGTATTTTCGGGGAAAGTCCGGTTTTACTTTTCAATGTGCGTATTACGAACAATTTGACCAGCTCAAGATAGGAGTGGTTTATGACCCCTTGCGGGATGTCATGGTATATAGCATAAAGGGAGAAGGGGTATACTGGCAAACCCAAAGCCAAAAGCATCACATTTTGTCCTTGCCTAAGAAAGACTGGGGCGAATTGAAATATGCGAACCATCGCCGATATATGACCGGCACCCTGAGACGTATGTATGACAGCTTAGGGGCAAAAGAAAGTCAGATTATCCCTACAGGTGGGATTGGTTCCAAGTGTATTGATTTTGTTGAGGGGAAAGTCGATGTGCTTATCTCTCTCAATCGTTCCATCGGAGCCTGGGATTGGGCACCGGGAAAAGTAATCCTCGAAGAACTGGGGTTAAAACTTTGCCATTTGACGGGCGAAGAATTGCAAATCAACAAAGACGATGAAGGCTTTGGCTACCTGGTTTGTGCTCCTGAACATTATTCGGAGCTGATTGAGAAGCTGGATTGGATCATCACCAAAGTAAAACCTAGAGATAGATCAACATTCCCGCCAACACAGCTGTAA
- a CDS encoding mannose-1-phosphate guanylyltransferase, translated as MHNKNHYIIIMAGGIGSRFWPMSRSSFPKQFHDILGRGKTLIQETFARFAAFVPEENIYVVTNERYYDLVKAQLPSMTDDQILLEPVGRNTAPCVAYACFKINSQNPDAVFVVAPSDHLIAKEDVFQQNIELGLNACADEEIIMTLGITPTRPDTGYGYIQYLEDSENKGYHKVKTFTEKPNLEVAKSFLESGDFVWNGGIFLFSAKTITQAFQKFLPDMADQFTELEPSYYTEKEQEAVNETYAVCKNISIDYGIMEKAENVYTVPTDFGWSDLGTWGSVHDNTEKDYHNNAVQGEAIVYDSLNNMIKTTHPDKLVVVKGLEGYIIVDTEDALLICKKEEEQFIKQIVGDLKGDKDGKYV; from the coding sequence ATGCATAACAAAAACCACTATATCATCATCATGGCCGGCGGGATCGGATCGAGATTTTGGCCCATGAGTCGCTCTAGCTTTCCTAAACAATTTCACGACATTCTCGGAAGAGGTAAAACACTGATTCAAGAAACATTTGCACGATTTGCAGCCTTCGTCCCCGAAGAAAATATCTATGTAGTTACGAATGAAAGGTATTACGATCTGGTAAAAGCCCAGTTGCCTTCTATGACTGATGACCAGATTTTGCTGGAACCTGTGGGAAGGAATACGGCACCTTGTGTTGCCTATGCCTGTTTTAAAATTAATAGTCAGAATCCTGATGCTGTTTTTGTAGTAGCTCCTTCGGATCATCTGATTGCTAAAGAAGACGTTTTTCAACAAAATATAGAGCTCGGATTGAATGCATGTGCTGATGAGGAAATCATCATGACCCTTGGCATTACACCGACGCGCCCGGATACGGGATATGGATATATCCAGTACCTTGAAGATTCAGAAAACAAGGGCTACCATAAAGTGAAAACTTTTACCGAAAAGCCGAATCTGGAAGTTGCCAAGTCCTTTTTGGAAAGTGGTGACTTTGTTTGGAATGGAGGAATCTTTCTATTTTCCGCTAAAACGATCACCCAGGCTTTCCAGAAATTTCTTCCGGATATGGCTGATCAGTTTACAGAGCTCGAACCTTCTTATTATACGGAAAAGGAGCAGGAAGCTGTAAACGAAACCTATGCCGTTTGTAAAAATATCTCTATTGACTACGGCATCATGGAGAAAGCAGAAAATGTGTATACAGTCCCTACGGACTTTGGATGGAGTGATCTGGGTACCTGGGGCTCTGTTCATGATAATACAGAAAAAGACTACCATAACAATGCAGTACAGGGCGAAGCTATCGTCTATGACTCATTGAACAATATGATCAAGACCACCCATCCCGATAAACTCGTTGTAGTAAAAGGATTGGAGGGCTATATCATCGTTGATACAGAGGATGCTTTACTGATTTGTAAGAAAGAGGAAGAACAATTCATCAAACAAATAGTAGGCGATCTCAAAGGGGATAAAGATGGGAAGTATGTATAG
- the xseB gene encoding exodeoxyribonuclease VII small subunit: MDQEKFSLEDKLESLRILVEKMQKGVSDFDQQVTLFKEGNKLIKECRDYLNGAELEIQQLIKGELKPFDSSEE, encoded by the coding sequence ATGGATCAGGAAAAATTTTCATTGGAAGATAAACTGGAATCTCTGCGAATTCTGGTAGAAAAAATGCAAAAAGGCGTTTCAGATTTCGATCAGCAGGTCACTCTCTTCAAAGAGGGAAACAAATTGATCAAGGAGTGCCGCGACTACCTGAATGGAGCCGAATTGGAAATTCAGCAATTGATCAAGGGGGAACTTAAGCCCTTTGATTCTTCTGAAGAATAA
- a CDS encoding DUF3127 domain-containing protein: MTIQGKLHVKNDTKQVSERFRKREFVIEYADNPMYPQYVLFQLVQDKCDLIEPYQVGSMITVEFDLRGREWTSPQGETKYFNSLDAWRVNPVQAAQPAAGAPADTPPPPVPDALDVTQMEDDDDLPF, encoded by the coding sequence ATGACTATACAAGGTAAACTTCATGTAAAAAATGATACCAAGCAGGTATCCGAACGTTTCAGAAAGCGTGAATTTGTAATCGAGTACGCGGACAATCCCATGTACCCTCAGTACGTTTTATTTCAATTGGTACAGGATAAATGTGATTTGATCGAGCCCTATCAGGTAGGTAGCATGATTACTGTGGAATTTGATCTAAGAGGAAGAGAGTGGACAAGTCCTCAGGGAGAGACAAAATATTTCAATAGCCTGGATGCATGGAGAGTGAATCCTGTGCAAGCTGCTCAGCCAGCTGCCGGTGCTCCAGCTGACACTCCTCCTCCTCCCGTACCGGATGCACTGGACGTAACGCAAATGGAAGACGATGACGACCTCCCTTTTTAG
- a CDS encoding response regulator translates to MSNPNSMDNMATYKSVMLIDDNEIDNIINEKIIEANSFADNILVFQTGQEALDFLNTNQNDEDVLPEIVFLDINMPIMDGFQFLEDFEKFSETVLEKCKIIMLSSSISPKDIDRAASSKYVKKYLNKPLNARYLEAITV, encoded by the coding sequence GTGAGTAACCCAAATTCTATGGACAATATGGCCACCTATAAAAGCGTAATGTTGATCGATGATAATGAGATTGATAATATTATCAATGAAAAGATCATCGAAGCCAACAGTTTCGCTGACAACATCCTTGTATTCCAGACCGGTCAGGAAGCGTTAGACTTTCTAAACACGAATCAGAACGATGAAGATGTCCTTCCTGAGATCGTCTTTCTAGACATCAACATGCCTATCATGGACGGGTTCCAATTTCTCGAAGATTTCGAAAAGTTCTCTGAGACAGTGTTGGAAAAGTGTAAGATCATCATGCTTTCTTCCTCTATTAGTCCTAAGGATATTGACCGTGCTGCAAGTAGCAAGTACGTTAAGAAATATCTGAATAAGCCGCTGAACGCTCGTTATCTCGAGGCGATTACGGTTTAG
- the ispG gene encoding (E)-4-hydroxy-3-methylbut-2-enyl-diphosphate synthase, with translation MQSKNSYSHKHFSYQRIPSSEVQIGHVPVGGNNPIRIQSMTTTDTMDTIGTVEQSLRMVEAGCEYVRITAPSKKEAHNLAEIKKELHKRGCKVPLVADIHFTPNAAEIAARIVEKVRVNPGNYADKKKFAEIDYTDASYQNELDRIYKRFSPLVKICKEEGTAMRIGTNHGSLSDRIMSRYGDTALGMVESALEFIRICEDHNYRNLVVSMKASNPQVMVQAYRLLMEEMLKNGHVYPLHLGVTEAGEGEDGRIKSALGIGTLLMDGIGDTVRVSLTEEPEHEMPVANFLVKHFIEQAQQLRTKDMDESGLLLPFNPFEFKRRESIEVVNLGAKQVPRVVADIRHNCEEASSLSEIGYTYVEALDKYNFSDVASDYVYLGSQVVPYELPGGLKRIYDFDTWRMLADRDTNFPFFESPKAWTNKTEASESLNFIQLKPENWKEVAQNAQNYENCSFVLASDSPLPSYDWRQMIYGLMEAGLKAPFILKMSLPASFDYYSDDELPTHVRIDEEAKTQLALSSNGSSLLVDGLVEGLWMEKADSCRIRTAFGMLQLARLRITKTEYISCPSCGRTLFDLQETTARIRKRTEHLKGVKIGIMGCIVNGPGEMADADYGYVGVGPGKISLYRGKEVIEKGVPTEHAVDKLIDLIREDGNWVEPAGEIQSVS, from the coding sequence ATGCAGAGCAAAAATTCATATTCACACAAACACTTTTCTTACCAAAGAATCCCTTCCTCCGAAGTACAGATAGGCCATGTACCAGTAGGAGGAAATAATCCGATCCGCATTCAATCCATGACCACCACCGATACCATGGATACGATTGGCACCGTTGAGCAAAGCCTGCGCATGGTTGAAGCCGGATGTGAATATGTCCGTATTACTGCCCCCAGCAAAAAAGAAGCCCACAATCTGGCTGAGATAAAAAAGGAACTCCACAAAAGAGGCTGCAAGGTTCCTTTGGTGGCAGATATCCACTTTACCCCAAATGCTGCAGAGATAGCTGCCCGGATTGTGGAGAAAGTACGCGTCAATCCAGGCAATTATGCGGATAAAAAGAAATTTGCCGAAATAGACTATACAGATGCCAGTTACCAAAATGAACTGGATCGCATATATAAGCGTTTCTCTCCCCTGGTCAAGATTTGTAAGGAAGAAGGTACCGCTATGCGAATCGGAACCAATCACGGTTCCCTTTCAGATCGGATCATGAGTCGTTACGGAGATACTGCTTTAGGAATGGTCGAGTCTGCTCTCGAATTTATTCGTATCTGCGAAGACCACAACTATAGAAATCTGGTAGTTTCCATGAAAGCCTCCAATCCACAGGTAATGGTACAGGCATATCGTCTGCTAATGGAGGAAATGCTGAAAAATGGACATGTCTATCCCCTGCACCTCGGAGTTACAGAAGCTGGAGAAGGAGAAGATGGTAGAATAAAGTCTGCCCTCGGCATAGGGACCTTGTTGATGGATGGAATTGGAGATACCGTAAGGGTTTCTCTTACAGAAGAGCCAGAACATGAAATGCCAGTCGCAAATTTCCTTGTGAAACATTTCATAGAGCAAGCCCAGCAATTGCGTACTAAGGATATGGATGAAAGCGGCCTGCTCCTTCCATTCAACCCCTTTGAATTCAAAAGAAGAGAAAGTATTGAAGTTGTCAATCTGGGTGCGAAACAAGTGCCAAGAGTAGTCGCTGATATTCGCCACAATTGTGAAGAAGCTTCTTCCCTTTCCGAGATTGGCTATACCTATGTAGAAGCCCTGGATAAGTACAATTTTTCAGATGTTGCTTCCGATTATGTCTACCTGGGTTCACAAGTAGTCCCTTATGAACTGCCAGGAGGATTAAAACGCATCTACGATTTTGATACCTGGCGCATGTTGGCAGATCGGGATACAAACTTTCCTTTCTTTGAGTCTCCCAAAGCCTGGACAAATAAAACAGAGGCAAGTGAAAGCCTCAATTTTATCCAACTGAAACCGGAGAATTGGAAGGAAGTAGCCCAAAATGCACAAAACTACGAGAACTGCTCCTTTGTATTGGCTTCAGATTCTCCCTTGCCTTCCTATGATTGGCGGCAAATGATCTATGGATTGATGGAAGCAGGTCTGAAGGCTCCCTTTATCCTGAAAATGAGCTTGCCAGCTAGTTTTGATTACTATAGTGATGATGAATTGCCGACCCATGTTCGCATAGATGAAGAAGCTAAAACCCAGCTTGCTTTGAGTAGCAATGGAAGTAGCCTGTTGGTGGATGGACTGGTAGAGGGACTTTGGATGGAGAAAGCAGATAGCTGTCGCATCCGGACAGCTTTTGGCATGCTGCAATTGGCTAGACTACGAATCACCAAAACAGAATATATCTCCTGCCCTTCTTGCGGAAGGACTCTTTTCGATCTGCAAGAAACTACGGCGCGGATCCGGAAACGTACCGAACACCTCAAAGGAGTTAAAATCGGTATTATGGGCTGCATAGTAAATGGACCAGGAGAAATGGCGGATGCCGACTATGGATATGTAGGAGTTGGACCGGGAAAAATCTCTTTATACAGAGGAAAAGAGGTCATTGAAAAAGGAGTCCCCACAGAACATGCCGTTGATAAACTCATCGACCTGATCCGTGAGGACGGCAATTGGGTTGAACCTGCAGGAGAAATTCAATCTGTCTCCTAA
- a CDS encoding helix-turn-helix transcriptional regulator: MRADIPSISFRPNPENLQLEIVKVEELFSRNLDSLNHNPQKPHRPDFNIILLPMEGKGKHMVDFQEYQIESGDVLMIAKGQVHAFQENPDYAGYLLLFTEDFVLHYFSEQTLKLLSRLYNYHINSPLLKHQTFGQSLLDEISKELEHDSDFGKNHILAALLSVFLLRLERANLEVEKTSQKQGQYEVFNSFRLLVEKDFDKTRNGLDYAAKLSLSYKSLNKLCKSFTNKTAKQFIDDYLMLEARRNLLASSLSIKEISYKMGFDELSNFVKFFKKQLSITPHMFREQNLFKGQD; encoded by the coding sequence ATGAGGGCAGATATTCCCAGCATATCTTTTCGACCGAATCCTGAAAATCTTCAGCTTGAAATTGTAAAAGTGGAGGAGCTTTTTTCCCGGAACCTGGATAGCTTAAACCATAACCCTCAAAAACCTCATCGTCCCGACTTCAACATAATATTGCTGCCTATGGAGGGGAAAGGGAAGCATATGGTAGATTTTCAGGAGTATCAAATAGAATCCGGAGATGTGCTAATGATAGCCAAAGGCCAGGTACATGCTTTTCAGGAGAACCCTGACTATGCGGGCTATTTGCTGTTATTTACAGAAGACTTTGTCCTCCATTACTTTTCTGAACAGACTTTGAAACTCCTGAGTCGCCTGTACAATTATCATATCAATTCTCCATTGCTCAAACATCAGACTTTTGGACAAAGCCTGCTCGATGAGATAAGCAAAGAACTAGAGCATGATTCAGATTTTGGCAAAAATCACATCCTTGCTGCTCTCTTATCTGTTTTTTTACTCAGGCTGGAGAGGGCAAATCTGGAGGTAGAAAAGACAAGTCAAAAACAAGGGCAATACGAGGTGTTCAACTCCTTTCGCTTACTGGTGGAAAAGGACTTTGATAAAACTCGAAATGGGCTGGATTATGCAGCTAAACTTTCCCTTTCCTACAAAAGCCTCAATAAGCTCTGTAAAAGCTTTACCAATAAGACAGCCAAGCAATTTATCGATGACTATCTCATGCTGGAAGCCCGGAGAAATCTGTTGGCTAGCAGTCTATCAATCAAAGAAATTTCTTATAAAATGGGATTTGATGAATTGAGCAATTTTGTAAAGTTCTTCAAGAAGCAGCTGTCAATTACCCCGCATATGTTTCGAGAGCAGAATTTATTCAAGGGGCAGGATTGA
- a CDS encoding alpha/beta fold hydrolase, translating to MKFLKKLLLFVLLLLCVGIAFLFLYTPPIPQNHGKLDCEFFPAFGESRALVVGFGGGEGGNAWASDYWKEVRMDFQERGYDFLAIGYFGMENTSAYLDRIPLDAIYDSIKTYRSVPKIGLIGGSKGGELVLNLASQYPEINAVVAIVPAHVSFPALTPWANTSSWSFEGEEIPFSPAPLKTLKPMLEGDLHTAFSYMLEDQEALEKSRIPAEKIGGPILLMAADQDEMWPSALMTEELQKHLEEHQFPFEVKKLIFEGGHAEPLEHFDTVFNFLDPYLLDKQD from the coding sequence ATGAAATTTCTGAAAAAATTGCTTCTGTTTGTTTTGCTTTTGCTTTGTGTCGGAATCGCATTTTTATTCCTTTACACCCCACCCATTCCTCAAAATCACGGAAAGCTTGATTGTGAATTTTTCCCCGCTTTTGGAGAAAGCCGGGCTTTGGTTGTAGGATTTGGAGGAGGAGAAGGAGGAAATGCCTGGGCAAGTGATTACTGGAAAGAAGTCAGGATGGATTTTCAGGAAAGAGGCTATGATTTCCTTGCGATCGGCTACTTTGGTATGGAAAACACCTCTGCCTATCTGGATCGGATTCCCCTGGATGCTATCTATGACAGCATCAAAACCTATAGGAGTGTACCTAAGATTGGCCTGATTGGTGGATCAAAAGGGGGAGAGCTGGTCCTGAATCTGGCCAGCCAATATCCAGAGATAAATGCAGTCGTGGCTATCGTTCCTGCTCATGTGAGTTTTCCAGCCCTTACTCCCTGGGCCAATACTTCGAGCTGGAGTTTTGAAGGAGAGGAAATTCCATTTTCGCCTGCTCCACTCAAGACCCTCAAACCTATGTTGGAAGGCGATCTGCATACTGCTTTCAGCTATATGTTGGAAGATCAGGAGGCCCTTGAAAAGAGTCGAATTCCGGCTGAAAAGATAGGAGGACCTATTTTGCTGATGGCTGCAGATCAGGATGAAATGTGGCCCTCAGCTTTGATGACGGAGGAATTGCAAAAACACCTGGAGGAACATCAATTCCCTTTCGAAGTAAAAAAGCTGATCTTTGAAGGAGGGCATGCAGAACCTCTGGAGCATTTTGATACGGTTTTTAATTTCCTGGACCCATATCTACTGGATAAACAGGATTGA
- a CDS encoding Crp/Fnr family transcriptional regulator → MRDLFDTISSYIPLNKDLRAALQERMDTHSLKKGSLVHHADQLCKKSYFISSGILRLYFLKDGKEVSEFFCSEKEWINSPRSFMMQEIDEYYIDAIEDTEAYSLHVEDLMYLFEHFPEMERYSRLDMGSMFRHMFTRIVSLRFSSAKEKYDHFAENYSHIQHRIPLGMIASYLGIARETLSRIRRG, encoded by the coding sequence ATGAGAGATCTTTTTGATACCATTTCCTCTTACATTCCGCTGAATAAGGACCTCCGAGCAGCTCTTCAGGAGCGGATGGATACTCATTCTTTAAAGAAAGGGAGTCTTGTACATCATGCAGATCAGCTGTGTAAAAAGAGTTATTTTATTAGTTCAGGGATATTGCGTTTGTATTTTTTGAAAGATGGCAAAGAGGTAAGTGAGTTTTTCTGTAGTGAAAAAGAATGGATCAATTCGCCACGGAGCTTTATGATGCAGGAAATAGATGAATACTACATAGATGCCATTGAAGATACTGAAGCATATAGTCTGCATGTAGAAGACCTGATGTATTTATTTGAGCATTTCCCGGAAATGGAGCGTTATTCTCGTCTGGATATGGGAAGCATGTTCAGGCATATGTTTACCCGAATTGTTTCTTTGCGCTTTAGTTCTGCCAAAGAAAAGTACGATCACTTCGCAGAGAACTATTCCCATATACAACATCGAATTCCCCTGGGCATGATTGCTTCTTATCTGGGGATTGCAAGAGAGACTTTGAGCAGGATACGGCGGGGATAG